The sequence AAGTACTACAGGGGGTGAGATGTGTGGAGGAAAATATTGCTCCAACTAAATCTAACCTCATGGAAGCCCAGTATGCTCTGGAATTTTGCAAAAGAGGGTATGAGCTTTTAGATAAAAAGAGAAATGTGCTTATAAGGGAAATGATGGGATTGATGGACAAAGCCCAAGATATACAGAAAAAGGTACGTATATTATTTAAAGAAGCCTATGAAGCTCTTCAGGTAGCTAATATAACCATAGGAGTAGTAGATGTCTATGAAGTAGCTAAGTCTATTCCAAAAACAGCTGATTTTTCTATATTAACACGAAGCATAATGGGAGTGGAGATTCCTGTGATAAAATATAAGGAGGAGGAGCTTCAGCACTATTACAGCTTTTATCATACCAATACGGCACTGGATGTGGCGGTTCAAAAATTTTATGAGGTAAAAAACCTTCTATATCAGTTAGCAGAGGTGGAAGATAGCGTCTTTAAACTGGCTATGGAGATAAAGCGCACGC is a genomic window of Caldanaerobius fijiensis DSM 17918 containing:
- a CDS encoding V-type ATP synthase subunit D translates to MEENIAPTKSNLMEAQYALEFCKRGYELLDKKRNVLIREMMGLMDKAQDIQKKVRILFKEAYEALQVANITIGVVDVYEVAKSIPKTADFSILTRSIMGVEIPVIKYKEEELQHYYSFYHTNTALDVAVQKFYEVKNLLYQLAEVEDSVFKLAMEIKRTQKRANALKNIQIPKYTAIVKMITEVLEEKDREDFFRLKVLKRKLAQKAR